In Terriglobales bacterium, the sequence CACCTCGAATGCCGTCTCGGTGCCGAGGCGGGACATGCGGCGTGCCAGGCGCAGTTCGGTCTGTGTAGCTCTCATGGAATGACCTCGTATGAATGCAGAATGAGCAGCTTCCCGGCGTCACCGACACCGGGGGAAGGAACCCTGCATTATAAGGCCGTCGGCGGACGATTTACAGTGAGCCAAGCATCTGAACCAGGGAGGGTACGAAGGCCATGGCGGACGTCCCGGCCGCAAAATGGGGATTGAGAAGCACCACTGCCCTGCTCGTTACCATGGCGGCGGTCGTGGCCCTCGCTATGGCAGTGCCGGTCTTCCGCGTCATCCTGCTGATCAGTCTTCCGTTGGGCGCGGTGGTCGCGGCCGGACTCTATCTCTGGCACAAGAAAAGGCCCATCAAGGAGCCGAAGGACGAATCCATCCACCTGGATCTGAAGTAGTCAGTAGTCAGGAGTCGGGAGTCAGTTAATCGGGCAGGCTGGGCTGCTCGCTCTCTTCGGTGCGCAGGACCTTCTCGATGGTGTAGGGCGGGCGGGCCGGCGGCTCGTGGTAGTGGCGCACCTGCATCTCGCCCAGCAGGCCGATGGCCAGCATCTCGCCCCCGAAGACCACCAGCACGGCGCAGAAGATCCACAGCGGGGCGTGCTGGGTCATGATCTCGGTGCCGAAGGCCAGCTTCTGGATGAACAGCCACAGGCCGATCACCGCGCCGGCAAAGATGCTCATGAATCCCCAGGTGCCGAAGAAGTGCAGCGGGCGCACCACGTAGCGGTGCAGGAAGCAGATGGCAATCAAGTCGAAGAAGGCGGCGATGGTCCGGGTGATGCCGTGGCGCGACTTGCCATGGGCCCGCTTGCCGGCCAATACCGGGACCTCGCAGATGCGGGCGCCATAGGCCGCCACCAGCAGCGGGATGAAACCCTGCATCTCCCCGTACAACGGGATCTGGTTGATCAGTTCCCTTCGGTAGGCCTTGAAGCCGCCGGCGAAGTCGTGGATCTTCACCCCGCTGAGCCACGCCAGCAGGATGTTCGCGATCTTGGAAGGAATGCGGCGGAACCAGATGCTGTCGCTGCGGCGCTGCCGCCAGCTGCACACCACGTCGTAGCCGTCTTCCAGGCGGGCGATAAAGCGGGGAATGTCGGCGGGGTCGTGTTGCAGGTCGCCGTCCATGGCGACCACGTAGTCGCCGGTAGCCCGCTCGAAGCCGGCCGCCAGGGCCGCCGTCTGCCCGAAATTGCGGCGCAGCTTGACCACCGTCACCCGGCTGTCGATGGTGGCGATCTCCTCCAGCAGGGGGAAGGTGCCGTCGGCCGAGCCGTCGTCCACGAAGATGAATTCGAAGGGCTCACCCAGGGCCTCCAGGGAGGCCTTCAGCCGGTCGTAGAGTTCAGTGATGTTCTCTTCCTCGTTGAGGAAGGGCACCACGACGGTGATCTTGGGCATAACCAAACCGGATTATACAACGTCTAACCACCAGGTCCGCGGCCCCCTCCCGTACAATGGAACCAGCGGAGTGGGCGATGCGTACCTTCCTAAGGACCCGCATGAAGCACCGGCGTCTGGCCCTGCGAGAACCCGCCGTAGTCGCCCTGGAGACGATGCGCGCCCATAAGATGCGCTCGTTCCTGACCCTGCTGGGCATCATCCTGTCGGTGGCCACCCTGATCGTGGTGGTGTCGCTGGTGCGGGGCATGAATATGTACATCGCCGACCGCATCGCCAACATGGGGGCCAACGTTTTCCTGGTGAACCAGTTCCCGCTGATCACCGACCAGGCTGAGTTCATCAAGGCGATGCGCAAGAACCGCCAGATCAGTTACGAGGATTTTGAGTACCTCCGCGACAATATGAAACTGGCCCAGGCGGTGGGGCTGGAGGTCCGCACTTTCGGCGCCGCCCGTTATGGCGGGCAAAACATGTCCGACGTGAATATCCGCGGCGTCACCGCCAATATAGGCGACATGGACGTGGAGGAGGTCGCGACCGGCCGTTACATCACCGACCAAGATGACAAACACCGCACTAACGTGACCATGATCGGGCAAGACGTGGTGAACAAGCTCTTCCCGGGCATAGACCCCATGGGGAAGAGCATCCAACTGGACGGCCGTGAGTTCCAGATCGTGGGAGTGGCCAAGCCGATGGGGACGGCGCTTGGCCAGTCGCAGGACAACTTCGCCTACATCCCCATCGGGACCTACATGAGGATCTACGGGCACCAGCAGCGAGGGTGGTCCATCAACGTGCAGGCGCCGGGCCCGGAGTGGATGGCGCGGAGCCAGGAGGAAGCGCGCACCCTGATGCGGGCGCGCCGCCACCTGCGGCCCGGCGACGAGGATACCTTTGGTATCCTGGCGTCACAGTCACTGATGGACCTGTGGAACCAGATCTTCGCCGCCATCGCCGCCAGTGCGGTCGGCATCGTGAGTGTGTTCCTGGTGATCGGCGGGGTGGTGATCATGAACGTGATGCTGGCCAGCGTGACCGAGCGGACCCGCGAGATCGGGGTGCGCAAGTCCTTGGGCGCCACCCGGCGCGACATCCTGATGCAA encodes:
- a CDS encoding ABC transporter permease, with amino-acid sequence MKHRRLALREPAVVALETMRAHKMRSFLTLLGIILSVATLIVVVSLVRGMNMYIADRIANMGANVFLVNQFPLITDQAEFIKAMRKNRQISYEDFEYLRDNMKLAQAVGLEVRTFGAARYGGQNMSDVNIRGVTANIGDMDVEEVATGRYITDQDDKHRTNVTMIGQDVVNKLFPGIDPMGKSIQLDGREFQIVGVAKPMGTALGQSQDNFAYIPIGTYMRIYGHQQRGWSINVQAPGPEWMARSQEEARTLMRARRHLRPGDEDTFGILASQSLMDLWNQIFAAIAASAVGIVSVFLVIGGVVIMNVMLASVTERTREIGVRKSLGATRRDILMQFLVETCVMSAVGGMMGVALAWIITVVGNRASPLPMAMPLSAIVLALTVSTAVGVFFGLYPARKAARLDPIEALRYET
- a CDS encoding glycosyltransferase family 2 protein, which encodes MPKITVVVPFLNEEENITELYDRLKASLEALGEPFEFIFVDDGSADGTFPLLEEIATIDSRVTVVKLRRNFGQTAALAAGFERATGDYVVAMDGDLQHDPADIPRFIARLEDGYDVVCSWRQRRSDSIWFRRIPSKIANILLAWLSGVKIHDFAGGFKAYRRELINQIPLYGEMQGFIPLLVAAYGARICEVPVLAGKRAHGKSRHGITRTIAAFFDLIAICFLHRYVVRPLHFFGTWGFMSIFAGAVIGLWLFIQKLAFGTEIMTQHAPLWIFCAVLVVFGGEMLAIGLLGEMQVRHYHEPPARPPYTIEKVLRTEESEQPSLPD